Proteins found in one Lycium ferocissimum isolate CSIRO_LF1 chromosome 6, AGI_CSIRO_Lferr_CH_V1, whole genome shotgun sequence genomic segment:
- the LOC132059393 gene encoding probable WRKY transcription factor 13, whose product MFSQSLFEDQDMSSQLGFFSFPPNNNMGINTTLPFIGYNQNTLKTLTMIPPSFAPSSDHSLNNESRHKEDLTTSTIFGGPHLLSLQKSTANAWAWGEMNESSNIKRREFDHDHLGVSSIKMKKIKSSRRKVREPRFCFKTMSDVDVLDDGYKWRKYGQKVVKNTQHPRSYYRCTQDNCRVKKRVERLAEDPRMVITTYEGRHVHSPSHDEEDSQASSQLNNLLW is encoded by the exons atgTTTAGCCAGAGCTTGTTTGAGGATCAAGATATGTCATCACAACTTggatttttctcttttcctccAAACAACAATATGGGGATTAATACTACTCTACCATTTATTGGATACAACCAAAATACTCTCAAAACCCTCACAATGATCCCTCCTTCTTTTGCACCTTCTTCAGATCATTCCCTAAATAATGAATCAAGGCACAAAGAGGACCTTACTACTAGTACTATTTTTGGAGGACCCCATCTTCTTTCCTTGCAAAAGTCCACTGCAAATGCATG GGCATggggagaaatgaatgagagcagTAATATCAAGCGAAGAGAGTTTGATCATGATCATTTAGGGGTTTCATCAATTAAGATGAAGAAGATCAAATCATCAAGAAGGAAAGTAAGAGAGCCAAGATTTTGTTTCAAGACTATGAGTGATGTGGATGTGCTGGATGATGGTTATAAATGGAGAAAATATGGCCAGAAAGTTGTCAAAAATACCCAACATCCAAG GAGCTATTATCGCTGTACACAAGATAATTGCAGAGTTAAGAAACGAGTGGAAAGATTAGCAGAAGATCCAAGAATGGTGATTACAACATATGAAGGCAGGCATGTTCACTCTCCATCACATGATGAAGAGGATTCACAAGCATCTTCTCAACTTAATAATCTCTTATGGTAG